In Lentibacillus amyloliquefaciens, one DNA window encodes the following:
- a CDS encoding fumarylacetoacetate hydrolase family protein gives MKLLSYKQKGNPGPYRMGFMHDNKIVDLQGAWKKMRHMTSDHDAERQFPADPEQFFLAGQQMMEQAKKVKNDAETNNMEDVSFNLRDVHMSAPVTAPGKIICVGKNYAAHAAEMDSDVPDYPVLFAKFANALIGPDDFIEKPDFVTKFDYEAELTIIIGSEASNIKRENALDYIAGYTIGNDMSARDLQKRTPQWLQGKSLDRSTPIGPWVVTADEVGDPGSLSIRSYVNGEERQSASTEQFIFDIPFLIEFISSLMTLKPGDLIMTGTPNGVGMGMNPPQFVSDEDTITVEIDHIGRLENKIKEMRQ, from the coding sequence TTGAAATTGCTAAGCTACAAACAGAAAGGGAATCCGGGACCATATAGAATGGGGTTTATGCACGATAACAAAATTGTTGATCTTCAGGGAGCTTGGAAAAAAATGCGGCACATGACATCTGACCATGATGCGGAAAGACAATTCCCGGCGGATCCGGAACAATTTTTCTTAGCCGGTCAACAGATGATGGAACAAGCGAAAAAAGTTAAGAACGATGCAGAAACAAATAACATGGAAGATGTCAGTTTTAATCTCCGTGATGTACATATGTCTGCACCAGTCACAGCGCCTGGAAAGATCATCTGTGTCGGTAAAAATTATGCAGCACATGCGGCTGAAATGGATAGTGACGTACCAGATTACCCGGTATTGTTTGCTAAATTTGCCAATGCGCTGATTGGACCGGACGATTTTATTGAAAAACCGGATTTCGTCACAAAATTTGACTATGAAGCTGAGCTGACCATTATTATCGGCAGTGAGGCATCGAACATTAAAAGGGAAAATGCGCTTGATTATATTGCGGGCTATACAATCGGAAATGATATGTCGGCCCGTGATCTGCAAAAGCGGACCCCACAATGGCTGCAGGGAAAGTCATTGGATCGTTCGACACCGATCGGTCCATGGGTTGTGACCGCTGACGAAGTGGGGGATCCGGGCAGCTTATCAATCAGATCATACGTAAATGGCGAAGAACGGCAATCTGCATCAACCGAACAATTCATCTTTGACATCCCTTTTTTGATTGAATTCATTTCCTCGCTTATGACGCTAAAACCGGGAGATTTGATTATGACCGGCACACCAAACGGCGTCGGCATGGGGATGAATCCACCACAATTCGTCAGTGATGAGGACACGATAACTGTTGAAATTGATCATATCGGCAGATTGGAAAATAAAATTAAAGAAATGCGTCAATAA
- the carB gene encoding carbamoyl-phosphate synthase (glutamine-hydrolyzing) large subunit, translated as MPKLQHIRKVLVVGSGPIIIGQAAEFDYSGTQACLALKEEGVEVILVNNNPATIMTDDTMADQVYLEPLTTESLTAIIQKEQPDGILPTLGGQTGLNLAITLHEAGVLEQYELELLGTSLKTIQKGEDRDIFKSTMNDIGQPVPASLSVHSADDAIRFSKSAGFPIIIRPAYTLGGAGGGVAETEQELSLMVQHGLDVSPVSQVLVEQSIKGWKEIEFEVVRDADDNCVIVCDMENIDPVGVHTGDSIVVAPSQTLTEQEQQLLRNASTEVIRELGVVGGCNIQFGLHPDTGEYVIIEVNPRVSRSSALASKATGYPIARVAAKIAMGWNLDELPNPMTGMTYAGFEPELDYTAVKIPRFPFDKFKTADRKLGTQMKATGEVMALADNFPAALNKAIRSLDMATGHFPLLSDWSSDEIEEVLATPTDERLFVTAEAIRRGYTLDDIHKLTGISHYFLDNIALIIKMEETLKELDWNDITKKEWHEAKSIGISDQTMAEFFDKDLTAVCDLSLSMNMAPSFKAVDTGLEKNGTDLGYYYSTHSGINEAVSLKGKKIVVLGAGPIRVGQGIEFDYCSVHAAMSLQEQGISAVVINNNPETVSTDYNTADHLYFEPLTVEDVLAVVQNEQADGVMVQFGGQTAINLVKELSEAGVNIYGTSLSGINAVEDRDMFYQLLQNLDIPHIPGKTATNAKEAVATAEKIGYPVLIRPSYVIGGSGMIILNSESELMTYLNGLDEGVSESAIFPLLIDRFIPGREFEIDAVCDGGDILIPGVFQHVERAGIHSGDSIAIFPAPELSGSHKQLIESYTTAISEELNFQGIINIQFVLSEDGKELYVLEVNPRASRTVPIASKVTGIPLIDQAVQVQMGRPLKQQSEKLGLHDDLPYFAVKMPVYSTTKLSGVDPYAGPEMQSTGEAIGLGTTVGEAMAKACGWTEGSLLNQTANKEVYLSFVTEEEITEQLASLLSDLSVKITADEETASFLGKRRVPVDHIMEVKEASDICSGSGFALVCDTQKSFKEDAHTELRTAALAVNTPCLTTSETLQVYLHGSAQKQAYPVSISEYLSSSESLNGQKERVM; from the coding sequence ATGCCTAAATTACAACATATCCGGAAAGTTCTCGTAGTTGGATCAGGTCCCATCATCATCGGTCAGGCTGCAGAATTCGATTATTCAGGAACGCAGGCCTGCCTGGCATTGAAAGAAGAAGGTGTGGAAGTCATTCTCGTCAATAACAACCCTGCAACCATTATGACTGATGATACAATGGCTGATCAGGTTTATTTGGAACCTTTGACGACCGAATCACTCACAGCCATCATTCAAAAAGAACAGCCGGATGGAATATTACCGACACTGGGCGGCCAAACCGGATTGAATCTGGCAATAACATTACACGAAGCAGGCGTACTGGAGCAATATGAACTGGAATTGCTCGGGACCTCTTTAAAAACAATCCAAAAAGGTGAAGACCGCGATATTTTTAAATCAACGATGAATGACATTGGTCAGCCAGTTCCTGCAAGCTTATCCGTTCATTCAGCTGACGATGCTATCCGTTTTTCAAAGTCAGCCGGTTTTCCGATTATCATCAGACCGGCCTATACATTAGGCGGAGCAGGCGGCGGTGTCGCTGAAACGGAGCAGGAATTATCATTAATGGTACAGCATGGACTTGATGTGAGTCCTGTCAGTCAGGTGCTTGTTGAACAAAGCATTAAAGGCTGGAAGGAAATTGAGTTTGAAGTGGTAAGAGATGCTGATGATAATTGTGTTATCGTCTGTGACATGGAGAATATCGATCCGGTAGGTGTTCATACTGGCGACAGCATCGTTGTGGCGCCTTCTCAGACATTGACCGAACAAGAGCAGCAATTATTGCGCAACGCATCAACTGAAGTGATCAGGGAGCTTGGTGTCGTTGGCGGATGTAACATTCAGTTTGGCCTGCATCCTGATACTGGCGAATACGTCATCATTGAAGTTAATCCAAGAGTTAGCCGTTCAAGCGCACTTGCTTCAAAAGCAACCGGCTATCCAATTGCCAGAGTGGCAGCAAAGATTGCAATGGGGTGGAATCTTGATGAACTTCCAAATCCAATGACCGGCATGACATATGCAGGTTTCGAACCGGAATTGGATTACACTGCTGTCAAAATACCACGCTTTCCGTTTGATAAATTCAAGACAGCCGACAGAAAACTTGGAACACAGATGAAGGCAACGGGTGAAGTAATGGCTTTGGCTGATAATTTCCCTGCTGCTTTGAACAAGGCTATCCGATCACTTGATATGGCAACAGGGCATTTTCCGCTACTTTCGGATTGGTCATCAGACGAGATAGAAGAGGTGCTGGCGACTCCGACTGATGAAAGGCTGTTTGTGACAGCAGAAGCAATCAGAAGAGGTTATACACTCGATGATATTCACAAATTGACCGGTATCAGTCATTATTTTCTGGATAACATCGCCTTGATTATAAAGATGGAAGAGACACTTAAAGAACTGGACTGGAATGATATTACCAAGAAGGAATGGCATGAAGCGAAATCAATTGGGATATCTGATCAGACTATGGCAGAGTTCTTTGACAAAGATTTAACTGCTGTATGCGACTTATCGCTTAGCATGAACATGGCGCCATCCTTTAAGGCTGTTGATACAGGCTTGGAAAAGAACGGGACTGATTTGGGCTATTATTATAGTACACACAGCGGTATTAATGAGGCAGTGTCATTAAAGGGAAAAAAGATTGTTGTATTAGGAGCAGGTCCGATCAGAGTTGGTCAGGGTATAGAGTTTGATTATTGTTCCGTTCATGCAGCTATGTCCCTGCAAGAGCAGGGCATCAGCGCGGTGGTCATCAACAATAATCCGGAAACAGTCAGTACAGACTATAATACAGCCGATCACCTATACTTTGAGCCACTGACTGTTGAAGACGTATTAGCCGTTGTACAAAATGAGCAGGCTGACGGTGTTATGGTGCAATTCGGCGGCCAGACAGCGATTAACCTTGTTAAAGAGCTGAGCGAGGCAGGCGTCAATATCTATGGGACATCATTATCAGGCATTAACGCCGTTGAAGATCGCGATATGTTCTATCAATTGCTGCAAAACCTTGATATCCCTCATATACCGGGCAAGACAGCAACAAATGCAAAAGAAGCTGTTGCCACGGCAGAGAAAATAGGTTATCCGGTTCTCATCCGCCCATCTTACGTTATTGGCGGAAGCGGCATGATCATTTTAAACAGTGAATCCGAATTGATGACCTATCTGAATGGCTTGGATGAGGGGGTATCAGAATCAGCTATATTTCCATTGTTAATTGATCGATTTATTCCAGGCCGTGAATTTGAGATAGATGCGGTATGTGATGGAGGAGATATTTTAATCCCCGGCGTTTTTCAGCATGTTGAACGAGCAGGAATCCACTCCGGAGACAGCATCGCCATTTTTCCGGCGCCGGAGTTGTCAGGTTCGCATAAACAGCTGATCGAATCATATACAACAGCGATCTCAGAGGAATTGAATTTCCAAGGGATAATCAATATTCAATTCGTCCTGAGTGAAGATGGCAAGGAATTGTATGTGCTCGAGGTTAATCCGCGTGCATCACGGACAGTTCCAATCGCAAGCAAAGTAACGGGCATCCCGCTCATTGATCAGGCCGTTCAGGTGCAAATGGGCAGACCGTTGAAACAACAATCAGAGAAACTCGGTCTGCATGATGATTTGCCTTATTTCGCTGTTAAAATGCCGGTATATTCCACAACGAAATTGTCTGGTGTGGATCCTTATGCCGGACCGGAAATGCAATCAACCGGTGAAGCAATCGGCCTTGGAACAACCGTTGGCGAGGCGATGGCAAAAGCTTGCGGCTGGACTGAAGGCAGTCTCTTGAACCAGACAGCAAATAAAGAGGTTTATTTATCATTTGTAACGGAGGAAGAAATAACTGAACAGCTTGCCTCTTTGCTTTCGGATTTGTCAGTTAAAATTACAGCGGATGAAGAAACGGCATCGTTCCTTGGCAAAAGGCGAGTTCCTGTAGATCATATTATGGAAGTGAAGGAAGCATCGGACATTTGTTCAGGAAGTGGTTTTGCACTCGTTTGTGACACACAGAAATCATTTAAAGAAGATGCGCATACCGAGCTTAGAACGGCTGCATTAGCAGTCAACACACCGTGTCTGACAACAAGCGAAACACTCCAGGTTTATTTGCATGGCTCAGCGCAAAAACAAGCTTACCCGGTTTCGATAAGTGAATACTTAAGTTCAAGTGAATCTTTGAATGGACAGAAGGAGCGTGTAATGTAA
- a CDS encoding MetQ/NlpA family ABC transporter substrate-binding protein: protein MKKALAFVSVLIVVLLAACGESASGDSSELKVGASSTPHAQILEEAKPLLEEEGIELTIEEYQDYVLPNEDLSNGEIDANYFQHIPYLEGQIADIGFDFTHLGGIHIEPMGIYSKDFNSIDEVPEGTEVLMSRSVADHGRVLGLLEKEGLIKLAEDVNTVDATTDDIVENPKNLTFSYDYDPATLPNLYETEENTLVAINTNFAIGADLTPTEDALILEGEESPYVNVVAVKKENEDNEAINTLVDVLHSDEIQNFIKEEFNGAIVPVDGKAE, encoded by the coding sequence ATGAAAAAAGCTTTAGCATTCGTATCTGTATTAATCGTTGTATTGCTCGCAGCTTGTGGAGAATCAGCCAGCGGAGACAGCTCCGAATTAAAAGTTGGCGCATCGAGCACGCCGCATGCTCAGATTTTAGAAGAAGCGAAACCGCTTCTTGAAGAAGAAGGCATCGAGCTGACAATTGAAGAGTACCAGGATTATGTTTTACCGAATGAAGACCTGTCGAATGGAGAAATTGATGCAAACTACTTCCAGCATATCCCTTATTTAGAAGGACAGATTGCTGATATTGGCTTTGACTTTACACATCTTGGCGGTATTCATATTGAGCCAATGGGTATTTACTCAAAAGATTTTAACAGCATCGACGAGGTGCCGGAGGGAACTGAAGTATTAATGAGCCGTTCTGTTGCCGACCATGGACGCGTTTTGGGACTGCTTGAAAAAGAAGGTCTCATTAAATTGGCAGAAGATGTCAATACGGTTGATGCTACAACAGATGATATTGTAGAGAATCCGAAAAATCTGACGTTCTCATATGATTACGACCCTGCAACATTGCCTAATTTGTATGAAACAGAAGAAAATACACTGGTTGCGATTAATACAAACTTTGCCATTGGAGCAGATTTGACGCCAACGGAAGACGCTCTTATTCTGGAAGGTGAAGAATCACCATATGTTAACGTGGTAGCAGTGAAAAAAGAAAACGAAGATAACGAAGCCATCAACACATTGGTGGATGTCCTGCACTCTGACGAAATCCAGAACTTTATTAAAGAAGAATTCAACGGCGCTATCGTTCCGGTAGACGGCAAAGCTGAATAA